A region of the Dehalococcoidia bacterium genome:
CCGATGGCCCTAGCGGTAGCTGCCGCCATCCTGGAGGAGGGAGGGGGGAAGGTCTTCCTGGTGCGCCGCCCTGAAGGGCCGGAGGAGGAGTTCCCCGGCTTATGGGGGCTGCCAGCCGCCACCCTCCGCCCCGAGGAGACCCCTCCCCAGGGAGTTGAGCGCCTAGGCCGGGAGAAGCTGGGGCTGGGCCTAGTGGTGGGCGAACTATTGGCCCGCGGCCAGCAGCTAAGGGGCGACCACGTCCTTACCATGTTCTTGTTCGCTGCCCACCCCACCAGCTGGCCCCCATCCCTGACTCGTGAGGGGAGGGCGGGCATCACTCTGTACACCGAGTGGACGTGGGGCGAGCCGCGTCTCCTCATCCCGGCCGCCCGCATGGGCTCCCTCTGCTCCCGCCTCCTGCTGGACTATTTGGGTATAGAGTGGGCATGAAAGGGGCCCTTTTAGCCATGGCCATCCTCATGGCCCTCCACCCCCCACCCCACCCCCAGGCGGTGGAGAGGGAGGTGGGCCCGTACCTGGTGCGGGCCTACTTCCAGGACCACCCCCACATGGACGAGAAAAGCATCCTTATCCTCCAGGTGGTAGATGCTCTCACAGGGGCCCCCATTCCCTATCTGGAGGAGCATCTGCGGGTGGAGGGCCGGGTGATGCCCGTGGAGGGGGTGGAGCGTCCGGTCCCCGTGTTCCTGCGTCCGGCCAGGGGAGCCCCAGGAACCTACGAGGCAGTGTTCGTCCCTCCCGCCATGGGGAGGTATGTGTTCCGCATATCGGGGCGCATAGAAGAAGTAGAGGTGGACCTGGAGCTGGAAACAGGCCCCCAAGGGTTGCCCGATATCCTCCCCCCCGAGA
Encoded here:
- a CDS encoding NUDIX domain-containing protein; protein product: MALAVAAAILEEGGGKVFLVRRPEGPEEEFPGLWGLPAATLRPEETPPQGVERLGREKLGLGLVVGELLARGQQLRGDHVLTMFLFAAHPTSWPPSLTREGRAGITLYTEWTWGEPRLLIPAARMGSLCSRLLLDYLGIEWA